The genomic interval TTTTATAATAAGCGGAAAATGCGTGGTATCAATCCAGTTGCCGGCTTTGTCTAAAAAAGTTCCGAAGCACATTTCATCGCCTCGCTTGGTACGCGTGCGTTTGCGTGTAACTAAATAGCCTACAATACGAACTAAATTTCCAAGATGCTCCTTAAATTCTGTTGCTAAACTGAGTGTAGTTAGAGTTGTGCTCAATTGATTTTCGTTCCCTTTTGTATTAGTGTCAGCAAGCTCTTTAATGAGGTCGAAGGGCGAGCAGAGCGGGAAACCTAAAATTTCAATCTGGTCCCATGCATCGTCTAAACTATGATGAAAAAGTGGTGGCAGGGTAAATTCGCGTTGCTCCACTTCAAACAGTTCGTGTCGTGTACTTGTCTTTTTTTGAGCCCCTATTTGCGTGTGAATGTCCCAAAGAAGTTGCTTCTTTGAACGGCTCGTAAACTCAAATGCTCCTACCCGAATGAGTATGCGCAATTGTTCCACCGAAATATCCACACGGCTCATAAAATTTTGCAGAGAGCTGAATACTCCGTGCGCTTTACGTTCATTGATTAGTTGAGTAATAACGTTTGTTTCAAATTCGGCTAGGTGATCAAATCCAATGTAAATTACCTTGCCTTTAATGATAGTTTTTGCTTCACTGTGGTTGATGTGTGGTGCATGAATTATTGCTCCGCACAAACGCGCTTCATGAAAATAAATTTCGGGGCGGTAAAAACCTCCGCCATTATTGATTACAGCCACCATGTACTCGAGCGGAAAATGTGTTTTTAAAAACATGCACTGATAGCTCTCAACAGCATAGGAAGCCGAATGTCCTTTGCTAAACGCATATCCTGCAAAGCTTTCAATTTGTCGCCACACTTCTTTTGTGATAGTATCGGGATATCCCTTTTGTTTACAATTGCTAAAAAATTTTTGCTCTACTTTTTTAAACTCTTCTCTCCCTCTGTATTTACCACTCATTCCGCGTCGCAGCATATCGGCATCGGCAAAACTTAATCCTGCAAAGTGATATGCCACTTTTATCACATCTTCTTGATACACCATTACACCAAAGGTATCGTGCAAAATTTCGTTAATTGCCTGAGGAGTTTGGTAGGATGGTTTCATACCTCGTGAACGCAAAATATACTCGCGCATCATTCCCGACGAAGCTACACCGGGGCGGATGATAGAACTAGCTGCAACCAAATCGAGATAGGTTTCGGCTTGCAGTTTTGTAAGCAACATACGCATGGCAGGACTTTCAACATAAAAGCATCCAATTAATCTGGCTTCTTTTAGATTTTTTCGAATCGCCGGGTCTTCCTTAAATTGCTGAACATTTCTGATATCAATGGATACCTGCTGATTATTCTGTATAATCGTTACAGCATCTCTTATTTTTCCTAAACCGCGCTGGGCAAGTATATCAAACTTATACAAGCCAACATCTTCTGCTTCAAGCATACTAAACTGGGTTAGCGGAAAACCTTTGGGAGGATTGTTAAGTGCTGTATAGCGCGTAATGGGTTTCTCTGAAATCAGTATTCCTCCGGCATGTACACTCAGGTGATTGGGAAATGAATACAAGTGCTCGCCATACTTGCGGATGAGTTGTACAATGTGATCGGGTGTGCCCGGATTTCTTTTATTATCCACCAAGTCATCAATTTCTGCTTTGGGCAAACCGAATACTTTTCCCAATTCGCGGATGATGGAATTGTCTTTCATTTCGCTGTATGTTCCCAGCAAAGCAACAGTGCTGTTTCGGCTTTTCCCGTAAGGGGAACGGTAAAAAATATAATCGGTAACATCGGCACGTTCGGTGGATGAAAAATCAATATCAAAATCGGGAGGGCTTGTTCGAGAAGGATTGATGAAGCGTTCGAAATACAAATCGAGGTCAATGGGATCTACATCGGTAATACGCAGCAGGTAGGCAACCATTGAATTAGCGCCACTTCCACGGCCTACATAAAAATAATTTTGCGATTGTGCATAGCGAACAATGTCCCAATTAATCAAAAAGTAAGAAGTAAATCCTTGCGTAGTGATAACTTCAATTTCCTTTTTAAAACGTTCACGCACTTTTTCGTTCTGCACAGGATAACGGTAGGGTAAATTTTCGTAGCATAGCTTCAGCAGCAAATCGTAATCGCCTTGCTGAGTCCCTGTAAAATAGCGAAGGTTCTTATTTTGTTTGTATTCAAACTGAATGTTGCAAGCCTGCAGAAATTGATTGGTATTGCTTATAAGTTGAGGAAACTCGTTGTACTGTGTAGCAAGTTCATCGCTCGTATAAAAAATTTCATCCGGGAGTGCTTGTTCGCTTATTGGGAGTTTACTGAGCAACATGTTATGGTCCATGGCACGTAGCAAACGATGTGCATTAAAATCCATCTTACTCCGAAAAGTTACCGGACTAAGCAGCAGCATTTTTTTTTGCCATTCGCCGGGTTGAAAATCCTTCATCACTTGTTGTAGTGAAAACAGCTGTCGTGCATGTATTCCAATAAATTCGTGAGAGGCCAGGTCTTTTATTTTAGTAAATGTGCTTTTCAAATTCGCTTCATTCGTTGCTTCTTTACATGCGTGAAGGTATTGATAGGGGTAAATTATATAAGCGTTTTCAAAGACAGGAGCACGGTCATCGATACTTTGATTGTGTGTAAGGTGTGCCGTAAGAAAACGGTTGAGTTCGTCAAAGCCATCGTTGTTTTTGGCAATTCCGATAAATTTTTGTGCTGCGCCATTTCTAAAATCAATACCCACCACGGGCTTAATTCCATAGTTGGGTGCCAGTCTAACAAAATCCAAAACTGCCGAGGTGTTATTAATATCGGTAAGGGCCAATTGGGTGCATCCCTTTAGTTTTGCCTCATGCAGTAGTTGTTCGGTGCTCATGGTACCAAACTTAAAGCTATAGTAGGTGTGGCAATTGAGGTACATGTTGCTTAGCTATTTCCTGATAGGTTGCCGGTATTACAAAATTCAAATTCGCCCAAGCTGAAGCATTGCTCAAAGGCGCTCTTGCGTTTGAGCAGCGTAATGCTTTGCGCAATAAAAGAGGTTTGGTATTGCTTGGTTTGGTATTCGGGTTGAGCCTTGTTAAAGGTTTCGCCGGTGAGCTCCCCTGCCAGTAAAAGACTAAAGCGGTAATGAAAGGTAGCGCGGCTTGGGGGCAGTTGCAATTTGAGTCGCAAGGTCTTGCTGAAATCACTTCCTCCACGTGCCGCTTTTACCGGAATATGAATGTTTGATGGGGTTGCAACATCAAAGTTGCAGAGCTGTACTTCAAAAGGCTGTTGTGCCACGCATACAGCTTCAATGGTTTCAATGAGGTTTTGTTCTTTGCTTTCATCGAGTTGCAAAACGGCGAGTTCAATTTGTGGAATATTTTTTTCGGCACGTAGAAATCCGTAGTGTTGTGCAAAGTGTTTTTTTTCGTTCAGTAGTTCGTTTTTAACCTTTGCGGGAAGTGTGATTAACAACCTGTATTCATATTCTTCCTCGTTTAGTTTTCCTTTTTTATCGGGCGATGATGACACTCCGTTAAAAGGATTAAAGGTTCGTAATGAATTAGACAGGGCCACGGCACGATGTACAGCTTGCGGGCCGTACAAAATGCGCATTTTATCCATCGCTTGATACAAATTAATTAGTTGTTCGCTATCTTCAAATAAATTGATTTGATAGCCTCCGCCCACGAGGTTACTAAAGCGCACGCCAATGAGGCGAATGAGCATGCGCCGGCTATACAATTTTTCGAACAATTCTTTTACGCGTGCAATGAGTACATGATCGTTGGAGCTATGCGCGATGCGGCATTGCATGGTATGTGTATCAAAATTTGAATACCTAATTTTAACGGTAACACAAGCAGTTAGTTTGTTTTCGCTGCGAAGTTGAAAGGCCAGTTTTTCGACCATTTTAATTAAAATGTTCTTGAGTTTTTGCACGTCAATGGTATCGGTATCGAAGGTTTCTTCGCTCGAAATACTTTTGCGTTCGCTGTAAGGCTCAACCGGGGAAGTATCAATTCCGTTGGCTTTTCGCCAGATGCTGCCTCCATTTTCGCCCAGTACATTTTGCATTAATTCGAGGGGCATTTGTTGCAGTGTATGTACTTTTTCTATTCCCATGCTGCGCAACAGTGTATAGGTTTTTTCGCCAATCATGGGAATTTTTTTTACCGAAAGTGGCGCCAAAAAAGATTTTTCGCAACCCGGATCTACCTTCATCTGGTTGTTGGGTTTTGCTTCGTCGGTAGCGACTTTGCTCACCGTTTTGTTGGGCGACATGCCAAATGAAATGGGAAGTCCGGTTTCGCGCATGATTCGTCGGCGTAGTTCTGTAGCATAGTTGTAGCAGCCAAAAAACTTATCCATTCCGGTAAAATCCATGTAAAATTCGTCAATAGAAGAGCGTTCAAAAAGGGGAACGTATTCGCCAATAATCTGTGTTACTTCGTCGGAGCGTTTGCTGTATTCTTCGTAATCGCCTCGTACCACAAGGGCGTGCGGGCAGAGGCGTTTGGCCAGTTTCATGGGCATTGCCGAATGAATTCCGAAGGCGCGTGCTTCGTAACTGCAGGCTGCCACCACTCCCCTGTCGCTGCTTCCGCCTACCAACACAGGTTTTCCAATCAATTCGGGATGCATGAGCCGCGATACCGAAACAAAATAGCTGTCTAAATCCATGTGCACAATGGTGCGGTTCACTTCGCCTTCGAGGCCTTTCCAACTATACGGACTATGCAGTTGTTTATTGTTGTTGTGCATGGTTAAAATAATTCGGTTTGACCGTTTAGCGGCGGTCGTTTAAACAAGGTAAAATCCTGTGCTGGCATTGATCGTCCGGCCAGGTGAAGCTTTACGGAAAGGCTAAACAGTTGCTTGATGCTTTCGGCAATTTTTCCTTCGCCGCGCATACGTATTCCGGGGCGTGAATCGTTTACCTTGCCACCGTGGCAGGCCTCAATGTGATTCCATATTTTATCGGCAGCATCGGGTTTATTTTTATACAGCCAATCGCGAAAAATGCTTGCTATTTCGCCGTTTAAGCGTACAATGGTATAGCCGGCGGTAGCGGCACCGCAATCGGCTGCGGCTTTAACTATATCGGGAATTTCGTCGCTGTTTAATCCGGGAATGATGGGAGCTACCATTACTCCAACCGGCACCTTGTTTTGGGCGAGGGTTTCAATTACTTGCAATCGCTTTTTGCTGGTAGCGGTGCGGGGTTCCATACTGCTGCGAAGTTCTTCGCGTAAGCTGGTAACCGAAATCATTACGCGCAGTAAATTTAGTTGCGCGAGCTCGGTAAGTATATCCAAATCGCGTAGCAGCAGCGAATTTTTTGTAATAATGCCTACGGGGTTTTTGTATTCGAGACAGGTTTGGAGCAGGCTTCGGGTTATCTTATAGGTTCGTTCGAGGGGTTGGTAGCAATCGGTATTTCCTGAAAAGGAAATGCACTCAACTCGATACTTGGGGTGATTAAAATGCTTGCGCAACAATTCGGAAGCAGTGGGTTTTACCATAATTTTGCGTTCAAAATCGAGGCCTGCGCTAAAGCCATAATAGTTGTGGGTATTTCGCGCATAGCAATACACACAGCCGTGTTCGCAGCCCTGGTAGGGGTTTGCGCTGCTCATCATGCCTACATCGGGACTGGTAATTTTGTTTACCAGGGTTTTAGGATAGTCCATGTACACTTCTGTTTTTTCGTCGCCGATGAGTGGTTCATCAAGGCCTTCGATGTGTTCGGCCAGTACCTGGTATTTTAAGAAGCGGTTAGCCGTGTGAATTTGTGCGCCTCTGCCTTTAAGATAGGAACTATCGGGTAGGTTTTTCGGCATTTTTTAAACTTTTATAATGTTTGTATTACAATCATTTTTGTGATTACAATATAATCATTTATATTTGCAGCAAGAAAAAATTTTACCACAAAGTTTGCACAGGACAAAAGCACCAATAAGAAAGTTTTTTAGTTCTAGTTGATTAGTAGTCGGCTCTTCGCCTTTGTAAATTTTGTGGTTTAATTTTTTTTCTCTGAAATGCGTAGATGAGCCGATTATTGGTGAGAATTATATAGAACGCTGATTTGATTAAGATGATTATGATTTTTTAGGATTTATTTTCTTGGGAAAAGGGTCTAGAAATTACGGAAAACAGCAAATGTAGATTTCGTGTATTTCAATTGATTTTAAAAAGAGAATAAATGGAATTGAGGTAATCGATTGTGTTTGGTAATGCTGCAGTTTTAACCCCTGAAAAATTGACTGAACATAAGTTTGTGTTAACAGTGTTTATTACTTGTGCAAAGGATTTAAAAATTTTAAAAACCTACTAATTTAAACCTCAAAAGCTATGTATTTCAGCAACAACATTAAACTTCTGCGTCAGCGCAAACAGCGTACACAGGATGTGGTGGCAGGAGAACTCGGAATGAGTCGCTCAACCTTTAACAGCTATGAAAATGGATTAATTACCAATCCAACCATAGATGCACTTATTGGCTTTTCGAGCTATTTTAAATTGTCGATTGATACTCTTGTAAAAGTGGACTTAAGTAAACTGTCGGAAAGTAAAATGCGGGAGCTTGAACAAGGGCACGATGATTTTATAAAAGGCACCAAATTGAGGGTGTTGGCAACTACTGTAGACAGTAAAAACCGCGACAACATTGAATTGGTTCCGGTAAAAGCGAAAGCGGGTTATACAGCCGGTTATAACGATCCTGAGTACATTAGTTCATTACCTACTTTTCAGTTACCCTTTTTATCGCCCGACCGCAAATACCGCACATTTCAGATAAGTGGCGACAGCATGTTACCCATACCCGATAAAAGTTATGTAACCGCCGAGTTTGTGGATAATTGGATGAACGTAAAAGATGGCAATGCTTACATAGTGCTTACACAGGACGATGGGGTAGTTTTTAAAGTGCTTTACAATCAGCTTCGCAGCAAAAAAAAAGTTGTTGTTGAAATCACTCAACGCTGCTTATGAGCCCTATGAATTAAATTTGAATGAAGTACGTGAAATTTGGAAATTTATTAATTACATCAGCCACGAATTGCCCGAGCCCGAAGGCAATAAAGACGAACTGCTGAATACAGTTAACCAACTTCAAAAAGAGGTAACAAAAATATCGAACAAATTAAAAAAGGGGACTGTAATTAAATGAGTCGCTATATGTGTAAACAAGCAACTCATCTGCGTTTCAAACACAAGCGAGTTGCTACTTAAACACTATTAAACCCTTAATAAAAAATTGAATACTGACAGATCTGCTCCTGGGTCAGGATTAGTTCTATAACTTCACTTTCAACTCAACCATTTCGTAGCCCTCAATAATATCGCCCGGTTGTATGTCGTTAAAATTATTGATGTTCAAACCGCACTCATAGCCTGTTGTAACTTCTTTTACATCGTCTTTGAAGCGCTTTAATGAGCCTAATTCGCCGGTATGAATTACTATACCATCTCGAATAACCCGCACTTTGGTATTGCGTGTAACTTTTCCGTCGAGTACCATACAACCCGCAATGGTTCCCACTTTGGTAATGTTGAATACTTCACGAATTTCGATATTGCATACCACCTTTTCTTCAAACTCAGGTGCCAACATTCCCTGCATGGCCGATTTAATCTCGTTAATTGCATCGTAAATAATTGAATACAAGCGTATGTCAATTTGCTCTTGCTCGGCAAGTTTACGTGCATTTCCGGACGGACGTACCTGGAAACCAACAATAATAGCATTAGAAGCAGAAGCCAATAATACGTCTGATTCAGTTACCTGACCTACGGATTTGTGAATTACATTTACTTGAATTTTATCGGTAGACAATTTCAACAACGAATCGGTTAAGGCTTCAATAGAACCATCCACGTCTCCTTTTACAATCACGTTTAGTTCTTTAAAATCACCAATGGCCAATCGTCGTCCAATTTCGTCAAGCGTAATGTGCTTTTGCGTACGGTAACCTTGCTCACGTTGCAATTGCAAACGTTTGGTGGCTATTTCTCGTGCTTCGCGCTCGTCGTCCATTACTTTAAACTTATCACCCGCCGTTGGAGCACCGGTTAATCCTAATAATAATGCCGGCATAGAAGGGCCAGCTTCTTTGATGTTGCTACCACGTTCGTTAAATAAAGCTTTTACTCTACCGCTGTAGCAACCCGCTAATACAACATCTCCAATTTTAATTTTACCGGATTGTACCAAAACAGTAGTAATGTATCCGCGACCTTTATCGAGTGAAGATTCAATTACTGCACCGGTTCCATTTTTAGTTGGGTTTGCTTTTAAATCGAGCAATTCGGCTTCGAGCAACACTTTTTCGAGTAACAAATCGATGTTTGTTCCCTTTTTTGCACTAATTTCCTGACACTGATATTTACCTCCCCACTCTTCCACCAAAATATTCATTTGCGATAATTCTTCACGAATTTTATCTGGATTAGCACCTGGCTTATCAATTTTATTAATGGCTATAATTATAGGTACACCTGCAGCCTGAGCGTGATTAATAGCCTCTTTTGTTTGAGGCATTACATTGTCATCGGCAGCTACCACAATAATAACAATATCGGTAACTTGAGCACCACGTGCACGCATAGCGGTAAATGCTTCGTGACCCGGTGTATCTAAAAAGGCAATGCGTTTACCATTGTCTAATTGCACACTATAGGCACCAATGTGTTGTGTAATTCCTCCCGCTTCCCCAGCAATAACATTGGCTTTACGAATATAATCCAATAAAGATGTTTTACCGTGATCTACGTGTCCCATTACTGTAACAATAGGCGAACGGTACACTAAATCTTCCGGTCTATCAATATCTTCTTCAATAGCAACCTGTACATCAGCACTAACAAAATCAACTGTATAACCAAACTCTTCAGCAACAATGCTAATGGTTTCGGCATTTAAGCGTTGATTAATCGAAACAAACATTCCAAGACTCATACAGGTTGAAATGATGTTATTTACCGGAACATTCATCATGGAAGCAAGCTCATTTGCCGATACAAATTCGGTAACCTTAATGGTTTTCTTTTCCGATTCTTGCAATTCCATTTCTTCAGCACGCTGGGCGCTTCCTTCTTCTCGTTTGGTACGACGGTGTTTCGATGCTTTTGATTTACCCGCCCCACTTAATCGCGCTAATGTTTCCTTAATTTGTGCTTGTATTTCTTCTGGAGTTAACTCAGCTTTTACAAATGGTTTTGGTCGTTCGCGGTTATCTTTCTTAAAATTACCTCCGGCATTTCCACCAAATTGTGGTCGTGGATTCGCAGGTAATACAGGTCGATTCGGTCCGGTATTCGGATCAAAACTATCGGTTGAAGAGGCGCCACCTTTGCGAATACGCTTTCTTTTCTTTTTCGATTTATCCAAATCAAATCCTGAAGAGGAAGCAACGGGTTTTTTGCGATCGTCCTTAATTGGAAGTTCTATTTTTCCAAGAATGGTAGGACCTTCCAGTTTTTCGTAATTGGTTTTATGGTGTTCAATTTCGGGAGCTGCCGGTTTTTCTTCAACCGGAGCAGGTGGAGTCTCAACAACTACAGGAACTTCAGGAGTTTCAACAGGATCGGCAGCTTTCTTAGCGGATTTTTTCACCGGTTTTTCTTCCGGAACTTCTTCCTCTTCAACTTTTTTCGTTGCCTTTTTAGTAGCCTTTTTCTCTGCTGCAGCGTCGGCTTCTTCTTTTTCCTTTTGAGCTTTTGTTTTCTTTACCGGTTTGGTTTTGCTGTTGATCGTCGATAAATCGAGTTTCCCTAAAACCTTAGGTCCTTCCAATTTCTCTTCGGATTTTACACTTACCACTTCAGGCTCAGGAGTAGGCTCTACAGCTTTCTTGGTAGTTTTAGCTTTTGCTGCTTCTTTTGGTTTTTCAGCTTCCGTCGGTTTTTCCGGTTCTGCTTTCGCAACAACAGGTGCAACTTCAACCGGTTTTACCTCAACTTTTTTCACCACCACCGGAGCTTCAACAGCTTTTGGTTTTTCTTCAACAACTTCTTTTTTAGACTTAACAATGTCCAATTTTTTGGAATCGTCTTTTGCCTTTTTATCCGAAGCATATTCATTTAGCAACAAAGCATAGGCCTGTGCAGAAATTTTCACATTCGGATTTCTTTCAATTGTTTGGCCTTTACTAGCTAAAAATGCTATGGCATGATCGATACCGACGTTAAATTCCTTCAGTGCTTTGGATAATCTTATTTCTCCGTTTTCCGACATATTCTGCGTTGCTCTATTTTATTCTAATTTAAAATTCTAAAAAATATTATTTATTCGAATTCAGCTTGTAAAATTTCTTTTACTTCTTTGATTGTTTCTTCTTCTAAATCGGTACGTTTAACCAAATCGTCAGTAGTTAATTCAAGTACACTCTTTGCAGTGTCGCATCCTACAGCTTTTAATGCATCGAGTACCCATGCATCAATTTCATCTGCAAATTCTTCCAAATCCACGTCATCGGTATCCACATCACTATCGCGGTACACATCTATTTCGTAGCCGGTAAGTTTACCCGCTAATTTAATATTGTGACCCCCTTTTCCAATAGCCAAGCTTACCTGATCGGGTTTTAAAAACACTTCAGCACGTTTGCTTTCTTCATCAATTTTTACTGAAGTTATTTTAGCCGGGCTAAGAGCACGAGTAATAAACAAACTTGTATTCGTGGTAAAATTAATTACATCAATATTTTCATTTTTCAACTCACGCACTATACCATGAATACGTGAACCTTTCATACCTACACATGCACCAACCGGATCAATACGATCGTCGTACGATTCAACAGCCACTTTTGCTCTTTCGCCCGGTTCGCGTACAATCTTCTTAATGGTAATTAATCCGTCGAATACTTCAGGAACTTCCATTTCAAATAAGCGTTCGAGGAACACCGGAGAAACACGTGAAAGCACAATTACCGGAGAGTTATTTTTCATTTCTACCTTCGATACAACGGCACGAACAGTATCTCCCTTTTTGTAGAAGTCAGAAGGTATTTGTTCTACTTTAGGTAGAATTAATTCATTTCCTTCATCATCAAGAATTAAAATTTCACGTTTCCAAATTTGGTAAACTTCGCCGGTAATAATATCTCCAACACGTTCTTGGTATTTTTTAAATATTCCGTCTTTTTCTAAATCCATGATACGAGAAGCAAGATTTTGACGAACTGCAAGTACAGCTCTTCTTCCAAAATCTTCTAATCGAACAGGTTGAGTAATGTCTTCACCAATTTCAAAATCAGCATCTATTTTTTGTGCATCGGTTAAACTGATGTGTTTATTTTCATCAAAATCGAAACTATCTTCGGCAAACTCATCGTCAACAATTTCACGGTTTTGCCAAATTTCGAGGTCACCCTTATCAATGTTTATGATGATATCGAAATTTTCGTCGGAGCCATATTTTTTTGACAATGCACTACGAAACACATCTTCCAAAATGCTCATCATAGTTGGTCTATCGATGTTTTTAAATTCTTTAAACTCTGAAAACGACTCAATTAAATTTATACTTTCCATTGTTATTAATTTTTATTTAAACGAAATTGTTGCTTTAGTTTGCTTTATTTGATTGTAGTTAAATTGTACTATTTCTGTTGTTGCTATTTTTTTATTGCCTTTTGAAGCTAACTTCATTTCGAGTTCAAACTTAGTTTCATCGGAGGCAATGATTCGCCCGTTTATAATTTTATTTTCGGTCGTAATTACTTCCACATTTTTTCCCTCATACTTTTTATACTGATCGCGCACTTTAAAGGGAGCATCAGCACCGGGAGAGGAAACCTGTAAGTCAAAATCTTCACTTTCTCTGTCGAGGCTAAACTCAATGTGTCTGCTAATTTTTACACAATCGTCAATTGAAAGTCCACGCACTGCATCAATGAGCACCATTATTTTATTTCCGGGTTTCACGCTCAGGTCGACCAGAAACAAATCGGTTCCCTCAATTTTTTCGTTTACTAATGTGTGTATTGTACTTTCGCTAATCATTTTTTTCAAATAAAAGAGGGGACTATCTGTCCCCTCTTTCAAATAATTCTGCATAAAATCGGCTGCAAATATAAAAAAAATTTCAATTGATACATAAAAAAATACCACTCATCGAACTGTTAGTTAATTTTATATCCCTAAGATTTGGATAATTATATTATTTTTGTATCATTGAAAATTGAAAAAACTATTTTCAAACCAATCCTTTTTGTATGATTTACGCTAAGATTGATTATCCCAGCCTAAAGAAGTCTACTTCATTTTTTACTTTAATTGCGCTTTTTTTATTGGTAGCATTAATTAGTTTAAGTCCGGTTGCTTTTGCACAAGCTACAGACTCTGCTGCTTCGGCTACTAACACTGAAGTGCAAAAAACTGATACAGCCTTCAACAATAAAACCATGAAAAGTGTTTTTAAGGAGTTGAAGCACATTACAAAAACCGGAAACGCTACCTTAAATTCTATTTTGATGATTTTGGGTGTTGTTTCGGTTGTAGCTATTGCCATGTGGTTAAGCTTTCGAAACGATCCTGAAGAAGAGAGCGCTTAATAACTTATTCTTCTCGTTCAATTTTTCCGCGTTTATAATAAACGGTTGAAATAAGCTTCCCATTTTTATCAAAGCTTTGCCATTTTCCATCCATCCTATCGTTTACAAATTGACCTTTTTGCCATACACCACCGTAATTGTACCAGGTTGTTTTTTTACCTTCTTGTAATCCTTTTTTGAAGTTTATTTCGGCAAATTTGTTTCCGTTCTCATAGTAAAAAGTCCAAGTACCTGTTTTGCGATTGTTTTCATAAGCGCCGGTTTCTTTAATTTTTCCGTCATCAAACCACTTGGCAGTTGGCCCATTGAGAATTCCCTTTTCATAACTTTCCTCCTTAACCTTTTGTCCATTTTCATTCCAATTCGACCAAAATCCAGTTTTTACATTTTCTTTATATGCTCCGCTATAACTTTGCTTAGCATTGGGGTACCAACCTTTCCAATCGCCGTTCATTAAACCAGCTATAAAATCGCCTTCGTCCTTTAATTGACCATTTTGGTACCAGGCAATCCAGTGTCCTTCTTCTTTGTTATTTAAGTATTTTCCCTCCTGAAGTTTCTGTCCATTTTCAAAAAATGTGGTCCACAAACCATTTTTTAAGTCGTTTTCAAACTGTCCTATCTTCCAAACCTCACCGGTAGCGTAATAGTAGGTCCATGTGCTATCGTGTTTTCCATCTGTGTACCTTCCTTCAAACTCCTTTTTTCCATTGTCAAAAAAATAGGTCCAATGTCCACTTTGTTTGTCATCAATA from Bacteroidota bacterium carries:
- the infB gene encoding translation initiation factor IF-2, encoding MSENGEIRLSKALKEFNVGIDHAIAFLASKGQTIERNPNVKISAQAYALLLNEYASDKKAKDDSKKLDIVKSKKEVVEEKPKAVEAPVVVKKVEVKPVEVAPVVAKAEPEKPTEAEKPKEAAKAKTTKKAVEPTPEPEVVSVKSEEKLEGPKVLGKLDLSTINSKTKPVKKTKAQKEKEEADAAAEKKATKKATKKVEEEEVPEEKPVKKSAKKAADPVETPEVPVVVETPPAPVEEKPAAPEIEHHKTNYEKLEGPTILGKIELPIKDDRKKPVASSSGFDLDKSKKKRKRIRKGGASSTDSFDPNTGPNRPVLPANPRPQFGGNAGGNFKKDNRERPKPFVKAELTPEEIQAQIKETLARLSGAGKSKASKHRRTKREEGSAQRAEEMELQESEKKTIKVTEFVSANELASMMNVPVNNIISTCMSLGMFVSINQRLNAETISIVAEEFGYTVDFVSADVQVAIEEDIDRPEDLVYRSPIVTVMGHVDHGKTSLLDYIRKANVIAGEAGGITQHIGAYSVQLDNGKRIAFLDTPGHEAFTAMRARGAQVTDIVIIVVAADDNVMPQTKEAINHAQAAGVPIIIAINKIDKPGANPDKIREELSQMNILVEEWGGKYQCQEISAKKGTNIDLLLEKVLLEAELLDLKANPTKNGTGAVIESSLDKGRGYITTVLVQSGKIKIGDVVLAGCYSGRVKALFNERGSNIKEAGPSMPALLLGLTGAPTAGDKFKVMDDEREAREIATKRLQLQREQGYRTQKHITLDEIGRRLAIGDFKELNVIVKGDVDGSIEALTDSLLKLSTDKIQVNVIHKSVGQVTESDVLLASASNAIIVGFQVRPSGNARKLAEQEQIDIRLYSIIYDAINEIKSAMQGMLAPEFEEKVVCNIEIREVFNITKVGTIAGCMVLDGKVTRNTKVRVIRDGIVIHTGELGSLKRFKDDVKEVTTGYECGLNINNFNDIQPGDIIEGYEMVELKVKL
- the nusA gene encoding transcription termination/antitermination protein NusA, with product MESINLIESFSEFKEFKNIDRPTMMSILEDVFRSALSKKYGSDENFDIIINIDKGDLEIWQNREIVDDEFAEDSFDFDENKHISLTDAQKIDADFEIGEDITQPVRLEDFGRRAVLAVRQNLASRIMDLEKDGIFKKYQERVGDIITGEVYQIWKREILILDDEGNELILPKVEQIPSDFYKKGDTVRAVVSKVEMKNNSPVIVLSRVSPVFLERLFEMEVPEVFDGLITIKKIVREPGERAKVAVESYDDRIDPVGACVGMKGSRIHGIVRELKNENIDVINFTTNTSLFITRALSPAKITSVKIDEESKRAEVFLKPDQVSLAIGKGGHNIKLAGKLTGYEIDVYRDSDVDTDDVDLEEFADEIDAWVLDALKAVGCDTAKSVLELTTDDLVKRTDLEEETIKEVKEILQAEFE
- the rimP gene encoding ribosome assembly cofactor RimP — its product is MQNYLKEGTDSPLFYLKKMISESTIHTLVNEKIEGTDLFLVDLSVKPGNKIMVLIDAVRGLSIDDCVKISRHIEFSLDRESEDFDLQVSSPGADAPFKVRDQYKKYEGKNVEVITTENKIINGRIIASDETKFELEMKLASKGNKKIATTEIVQFNYNQIKQTKATISFK